ATACCTCATACTGAAAATAAACACATATCGCCTAACAAAACAAAAGCTATCACCAATATTGATGATAGCTTTTAAAATATTACTAGAATTCTTCTATTCTTTGAATTTCAATTGTGTCACAGCCTTTTCAATTTCATATAGCCCCAATCCATCTTGTCCCATAAGGTCGAACAACTTCAATGCTCGTCTTGAGATGAAGACTTCTTCTCTTTGCTCTTTCACGAACCAGTTAAGGTATTCCACAGTAGAATAGTCTTTATGCTTCATGCAGAAATCCACCAAATTATTGATCGCTTGCGTCACCGCAATCTCTTGACTCAACATATACTCGTAAACTTCCCTCAAGCTGTCAAAATCTTCTCTTACTTTGCCTACTTGCGGCGAATGAGCAAGCCCACCCATGTTGTTCACATATCTGAACAATTTCTTCATGTGCTCTCTTTCCTCATCCGATTGCTTGATAAAATACTCGTAAGCCAAGTCAAATCCATTAGCCATGCACCAACTCGCCATAGCAAGATAGGAAGCGGAAGCTCCAGCTTCCATTGCAATCTGCTTGTTCAACGCCAACTCTACATCTTCTGTCAACGATTTTTCTATGCTTAATAAATCTTTCATTTCTTAGTTTTTAATTCTTTTATTTAAAATACGGTTAAAAGAGCAAAAACGACGACAAACTATTGAGAATCCAATAATTTATATTAAATCTAACTCTTAAAAAAGCCGCTTAGTTAATAAAGAACTAACAATAACTAAGATGAAAAGTTGCGAGTTTAGCAATGTTCAGCAACTAAAGAAACATTCCCAAGCTTTTCGACTAATATACTATTCAACTGAAGCATGGTCATTCCGCCTTCCAATAAATCCCTGAGACTAATCAAATCCTCCATATCCAAAAGCATGCATCTATCTGAACCTGAGATAAAAACAATTTCCAAATCATCTTCAGGCGCTGGTGAAGCAAGTTTTGCTTCCAAATCAATACTTTGAATATATCTTTTGAATTTCAAAAAATCACAAACTCTAAGCGCATACTTCTCGCCTTTGAAAACAAGATGGAATTTCATTTCGATATCGCATTGAAACAAAGTCCCTTTAGAGTTTGAAAAAACCGTATGAAGTGAAGATTTTTCGATTGTATCAGTCATCATAGAAGATCAAGCTAAGATTACATTGCAAACTTAATATTTATTTAGAATAAGTACAAATAAATTTAAAAAGTTTTAACATTCCTCTCTTAATAAGGCTGAATTTTTGTTAGAACATAAAGAGCTTTTTTCTAACACTATGCAAAACTTGATCTCAAATATTGAAATGACCCTATCTGAAGAATACCTAAACGTAAGAAAAAAAACGCTTAACCTTTGCCTCCCACTTCAAAACGAAGACTTCAACCTTCAAGCTGAAACGTTTGTAAGTCCTCCCAAATGGCATTTGGCTCATACCACTTGGTTCTTTGAAGTTTTTATTCTGAAAGAGTTCATTCCAAACTATAACATATATCACCCAAAATTCGAATTCTTATTCAACAGTTACTACGAACACAAAGGCAAAAGATTGGCAAGAAATCAAAGAGGATTGATCAGCAGGCCTTCAGTGCAAGAGGTAATAGCTTACCGGAAAGCTATAGACGAACAAATGCTGGATTTGATTTCTACAACAGACTCTATCCAAATACAAGAATTGGTTACTCTTGGCCTTAATCACGAACAACAGCATCAAGAACTGCTCTTAACCGATCTTAAATACTCACTCTTCCAAAATCCTACCTTGCCTAGCTACAATTCGAAAGAAAATAGAGAAGATAAAAAAGAGAGAGACCAATTAGAATTAAAGTTCATCAACATCCCCGCAGGAATATATAGTATCGGAGCCAATGACAAAGGGGAGTTCTCATTTGACAATGAGAAACCTGTCCATGAAGTCTATGTCAAACAATACAACATAGCTGACCGGTTAGTTACCAACAAAGAGTACTTGGAGTTCATAGAAGACGGAGGGTATGAAACATTCAAATACTGGCTTTCCGAAGGATGGGAATGGGTGCAAAACAACCAAATAAAGTCACCATACTATTGGATAAAAGACAACGGAAAATGGATGGAATACACGCTTTCAGGTCTAGAAGAATTAGATCCTCATGCTCCGGTCACCCATATAAGCTATTTTGAGGCTGAAGCTTTCGCTGACTGGGCAGGCATGAGCTTGCCATCAGAGCATCAGTGGGAAATCGCTGCCAAGAAAATTCTAAATGACCATGATCACGTTCATAACCTATTAGAAAGCGATCAACTTCATCCAACTCCCGCATTCAGTTCATTTCAGTTTATCGGGGACTGCTGGGAGTGGACACAAAGCTCATATCTACCTTACCCTAATTTTAAAAAAGCCAAAGGCGCTCTGGGGGAATACAATGCCAAATTCATGATCAATCAAATGGTTCTTAGAGGCGGCTCATGCGCTACCCCTGAAAGCCACATTAGACATTCATACCGAAACTTCTTCAGACCTGAAGACAGGTGGCAATTCACGGGTATTCGCTTATGCAAAAACAGCTTATAAATATTTCATAATAAATCATTTTAACAATAATTTCATACCGAAATCTCCAACCATGAATCAGCTCAATGAATCATTAGTGGAAACACAAATCGATCTGCAAAATGCTCAAGAAATAAAAAATGGACTGAGTGAAATACCCAAGCATATTTCTTCAAAGTTTTTCTATGACGAAGTAGGAGACGAGATATTTAAAGAAATCATGAGATGCGAGCATTATTATCCAACCAAGGCGGAAGAGGAAATACTCATTTTATACTCTCAACAGTTGGCTAAGCAAATAGATAAAACTAAAAAACTTCAAATCATTGAGTTGGGAGCAGGTGATGGATCTAAAATCATTCATTTATTAAAAGCTTTCAAAGAAGCTAATATTGATTTTATATACCAACCCATAGATATTTCCCAAAATATTCTGGATGAATTGGAAAAAAATGTTTCATCAGAAATCAAAGATATTGAGATTAAAGCGATTTGCTCAGACTACTTCGATTATTTAGCTCAAGAGCAAGGTTCAGACGAGCAAAAGCTCCTGTTGTTTCTGGGAGGAAATATTGGCAATATGTTTCCCATTGAAGCCGCAGAATTTTTGGAAAAAATAAATTCATTGCTCTCTCCCAAAGACTTGTTTCTAGTTGGTTTAGACTTGAAGAAAAACCCTCGCATAATTCAAAATGCTTACAATGACCCGGATGGAATCACCAAACGTTTCAATCTGAATCTCCTAGAAAGAATGAATCGGGAATTTGGGGCGGATTTCAACATTCAATCATTCAGCCATTACCCTTTTTATGATCCAATCAGCGGAAGCATGAAAAGCTACTTGATCAGCGAAGAAAAACAAATTGTCACTTTCAAGCATCTAAATTGGCAATTCGCACTTGAAAAAGACGAATGCATATTCACCGAAGTATCTCAAAAGTATAGTTTTGACGACATCGAAGAACTTGCCTCGAAATCCGGCTTTAAAATAATCAACAACTTCATAGACAGCGAGGGCTATTTCACGGATAGCTTATGGCAAAAGAACTCTTCAAAGCAATAATCTAAGACTCCTTTTGCATGAAATGCGCTCTAAATGCTTTCAAACCCATCATGCTAATTAGCAAGCCGGCAACAACAGCATAAATTGGAGCGCTTTCTTCTTTTTGAAGGTCAAGATGAGTCAAGCCTATTTGATCGAAATATGTCAAAGTCACCACTAATCCATTATTGAAAATGTGCGCGACTATCGGGTAAATTAAATTGCCAGAATAATAATATAAGTACCCGAAAAGAGCCCCAAGCAGCATTCTAGGAACAAAGCCATAAAATTGCATATGTATGGCGCTAAAGCAAATCGCTGCCAACCAAATCGCCAAATGATAGCTTTTGGTGTACTCTTGAAAATGCTTCTGCAAAACTCCTCTAAACAAGTATTCCTCTCCAATCCCAGCGATCAAAGCGATAACAACAAAGGCAATAGCAAAATTTGAGAACGAACTGAACTCGGTAAAAAACTTAGTCAACTCCTCTAGCATTTTTTCCTTTTCCATTGCCCACTGTTGGAACTCTGACATAAACTCAGGGAATTGCAAACTCTTGTTCCACTCGACTATCACCGAGTCAAAAATCATAAACGAAAATCCAATCAACACCGTTAATCCTACCATGCTAATCGAAGCGCTTCGATCTCCAACATAATCCACAGGATTCACTCGCTTCACATATTTAAGATAAAGCCAAGGCGCTACAAACAACCATCCAATAGACTGGCCAGCTTGCATCAAAAGTATAGCGTTTTTATATTGTGGATAATTTATGGGATCGGCCAACACCTGTTGCAAAATTTCGAAATCAAAGCCCATCAAAGGAAGACTAAAAGCAATCCCCAAAAAAGAGCCGATTGTTAGCATCCCTGCTAAAATGAATAAAAAAGGGGCAATAAATCTCAATCTTTGTACGATTAAATTTCCAAATACGTTATTTTTGTCAGTTCCATTCATATGATTCAAATATAGTTCTAAAAAGTCAATGGTAAAAATAGGAGAAACAGAGATTGCGGATTTTCCATTGTTGCTTGCACCTATGGAAGATGTCAGCGACCCTCCCTTCAGAGCTGTTTGCAAAAAAAACGGCGCGGACTTGATGTATACGGAGTTTATTTCCTCTGATGGTCTGATAAGAGATGCTGCTAAAAGCTTGCAAAAATTGGACATCTATGACGAAGAACGTCCTATAGGCATACAAATATTCGGTGACAAAATCGACTCGATGAGAATGGCCGCAGC
The Aureibacter tunicatorum DNA segment above includes these coding regions:
- a CDS encoding ferritin; its protein translation is MKDLLSIEKSLTEDVELALNKQIAMEAGASASYLAMASWCMANGFDLAYEYFIKQSDEEREHMKKLFRYVNNMGGLAHSPQVGKVREDFDSLREVYEYMLSQEIAVTQAINNLVDFCMKHKDYSTVEYLNWFVKEQREEVFISRRALKLFDLMGQDGLGLYEIEKAVTQLKFKE
- a CDS encoding DUF6686 family protein, with the protein product MMTDTIEKSSLHTVFSNSKGTLFQCDIEMKFHLVFKGEKYALRVCDFLKFKRYIQSIDLEAKLASPAPEDDLEIVFISGSDRCMLLDMEDLISLRDLLEGGMTMLQLNSILVEKLGNVSLVAEHC
- the egtB gene encoding ergothioneine biosynthesis protein EgtB, which translates into the protein MQNLISNIEMTLSEEYLNVRKKTLNLCLPLQNEDFNLQAETFVSPPKWHLAHTTWFFEVFILKEFIPNYNIYHPKFEFLFNSYYEHKGKRLARNQRGLISRPSVQEVIAYRKAIDEQMLDLISTTDSIQIQELVTLGLNHEQQHQELLLTDLKYSLFQNPTLPSYNSKENREDKKERDQLELKFINIPAGIYSIGANDKGEFSFDNEKPVHEVYVKQYNIADRLVTNKEYLEFIEDGGYETFKYWLSEGWEWVQNNQIKSPYYWIKDNGKWMEYTLSGLEELDPHAPVTHISYFEAEAFADWAGMSLPSEHQWEIAAKKILNDHDHVHNLLESDQLHPTPAFSSFQFIGDCWEWTQSSYLPYPNFKKAKGALGEYNAKFMINQMVLRGGSCATPESHIRHSYRNFFRPEDRWQFTGIRLCKNSL
- a CDS encoding L-histidine N(alpha)-methyltransferase codes for the protein MNQLNESLVETQIDLQNAQEIKNGLSEIPKHISSKFFYDEVGDEIFKEIMRCEHYYPTKAEEEILILYSQQLAKQIDKTKKLQIIELGAGDGSKIIHLLKAFKEANIDFIYQPIDISQNILDELEKNVSSEIKDIEIKAICSDYFDYLAQEQGSDEQKLLLFLGGNIGNMFPIEAAEFLEKINSLLSPKDLFLVGLDLKKNPRIIQNAYNDPDGITKRFNLNLLERMNREFGADFNIQSFSHYPFYDPISGSMKSYLISEEKQIVTFKHLNWQFALEKDECIFTEVSQKYSFDDIEELASKSGFKIINNFIDSEGYFTDSLWQKNSSKQ
- a CDS encoding CPBP family intramembrane glutamic endopeptidase, whose amino-acid sequence is MNGTDKNNVFGNLIVQRLRFIAPFLFILAGMLTIGSFLGIAFSLPLMGFDFEILQQVLADPINYPQYKNAILLMQAGQSIGWLFVAPWLYLKYVKRVNPVDYVGDRSASISMVGLTVLIGFSFMIFDSVIVEWNKSLQFPEFMSEFQQWAMEKEKMLEELTKFFTEFSSFSNFAIAFVVIALIAGIGEEYLFRGVLQKHFQEYTKSYHLAIWLAAICFSAIHMQFYGFVPRMLLGALFGYLYYYSGNLIYPIVAHIFNNGLVVTLTYFDQIGLTHLDLQKEESAPIYAVVAGLLISMMGLKAFRAHFMQKES